A window from Tindallia magadiensis encodes these proteins:
- a CDS encoding copper amine oxidase N-terminal domain-containing protein: DGGESKITLNARGNQVEMWLNRNEIRANGSMGRMDVAPVSIGGRTFVPLRFSTDNLDARAEWINSTREVVIIF, translated from the coding sequence GACGGTGGAGAAAGTAAAATCACATTGAACGCCAGAGGCAACCAGGTAGAAATGTGGTTAAACCGTAACGAGATCCGTGCCAATGGAAGCATGGGGCGAATGGACGTAGCCCCCGTTTCTATTGGTGGAAGAACCTTTGTCCCTCTACGATTTTCAACGGATAATTTAGATGCTCGGGCCGAATGGATTAACTCTACTAGAGAAGTGGTGATTAT